In Kordiimonas sp. SCSIO 12610, the sequence CGAACCCAGATACAGTTTATGCCGAGTTCCAATATGGTGGCTTGGCACGATTTGACAAGAAAACTGGCGAAATCGTTTATATCGCTCCACAACCTGAAAATGAAGAAGATCAACTCAGATGGAACTGGAACACACCACTTTTGATCTCACCTCATAACCCTGCGACATTATATTATGGTGCAGAGAAACTATTCAGGTCTGATGACCGGGGTAATACTTGGCGTGCAATTTCGGGCGACCTTTCCAGAGGGTTAGACCGTAATGCGATAGAGATAATGGGCCGTGTGTGGAGCGCCGATAGTATTGCAAAAAATGCTTCGACTTCACTTTATGGTAGTTTGGTTGCCGTGGATGAAAGCCCACTGAAAGAAGGAAAACTGATTGCAGGAACCGATGACGGCCTCGTGCACATCACCGAAGACGGCGGCACTAACTGGCGCAAGATCGAGAGCATCAAAGGTATTCCTGATCAAGGTTTGGTTCACGAAGTATTGGCGTCACGACACGACGTAGACACGCTTTATGTTGTTGTTGACCTTCACAAGGTTGGTGATTTTAAACCTTACATCGCCAAATCAACCAACAATGGCAGATCATGGAAGGTAATAACCAAAGGCCTCCCGGAGCGCGGACAAGCGCACACAATTGTTGAAGACCACATAGACCCCAGCCTATTGTTTGCAGGCACAGAGTTTGGTGTTTTCGTAAGCCAGGACGGCGGACAAAACTGGAAACAAATGAAAGGTGACATGCCAACAATTTCTGTTCGTGATTTGGATATTCAACGCCGTGAAAACGATTTGATCGTGGGTACATTTGGCCGCGGAATTTATATTCTGGACGATTACTCACCACTCAGGTCAAATGGCAGCGACCTCGCGACAACTGATGCAACGCTCTTGCCTGCTGAAGACGGCCAAATCTACATTGAACGTCGTAGCTGGGGTGTTGGCCGTAAAGGCTTCCAGGGTGCGGGTTTCTATTCTGCTGATAACCCGCCTTACGGTGTTACCTTCACCTATTATTTAAGCGAAGGGCTAACAACCGCAAAACAGGATCGCCAAAAAGCGGAAAAAGACAAAATTAAAAAAGGCGAGGACACCCCATATCCAAGTTGGGATGCACTTGAAGCAGAGTCACGCGAAGAAAAACCAACCATTATTCTAACGATTAAAGATCGGGATGGAAATGTGGTTCGCCGGATCACTGGTCCAACAAGCAAAGGTTTCCATCGTGTCACGTGGGATATGCATTTACCGCTTTCAACCCCGATTTCACTTAATGATCCACAAGCTGGACCCTTTGGGCCAGCACCGCGCGGGCCATTTGCTCTACCGGGTGACTATACCGTATCTTTATCGAAACGACATAAAGGTGCAGTAACCGATCTGAGCACACCGCAATCATTCAAGATTGGACGATTATACGAAGGTACATTTGAAGCCGATAACCTAAAAACAGTTCAAGATTTTGAATTAAAAACCGCACGTCTCCAACGCGCTGTAAGCGCGGCCGTTCGTGCACATGGTGAAATGGCTGAACGCATTCAGTATATTAAGAGGGCAATACTATTGACGCCTAGCCTTGATGGAGACATGCGAGCTCGCATAGATAGCCTTCACACCAGAATGCTCGACTTACGGCAGAAGCTGACTGGTCGCCTTGTTCAGTCGCGTTTTAATGAACCAGCGCCTTGGTCTATCAGTCAACGGGTAAACTCGATTATCGGTGGCCACTGGGGCTCTTTCTCTGCGATTACATCAACCCACGCTCGGGCCTATGATTTAGCGGCAGAGGCATTTGCTCCGGCACTTCAAGAGTTAAAAGCTATCAGAAGTGAAATCGAAAAACTGGAAAACGAACTTGAAGATCGTTTGACGCCGTGGACGCCGGGCCGAATACCGAATTGGTCTGCTGAGTAGGGAAATTCAGACTCAAAGCTAAGATGAAAAAGGGAGGTACTTACCTCCCTTTTTTAATCCTTAAAGAGGAAATTGAACGTATTTGAAATCGAAAGTTTGAGAAATCAGCCTTAGTAGAAATTATCTATATCGCACCTATCGCTATCAAAGTTGGGCTAAATAATTTTACCCCATCAAATTAAGAGACAATAAAATAAACAAACACTGTATCTTATGTTATTATTTAGAATGTATTGAGCACTAAAGGACAAAGTTATCTCTTATTTTTCTTGGTAACTATTATGTATATTTTAACTCTTGAAACATAAAAGATATTCAATCGACCTTGAATACTATCCGATAAATTGGGTTAAAGGAATATTCCGCATGTCGCGTTATTTTCATATAATAATTGCAAGGCTGCTTCTTTGCTGTGCCGTTTCAGGCCCAACGCTCGCCCAAAGCCCTGCCCCCAATACCTCAACGAGAAACGAACCTATACTTCCATTATTTGCTGTCGAAGGCTTGGACAATCGTAAAGTTAGCCTTGGTGAAAAGCTGTTCCATGACCCCTTATTGTCTCGTGACCAGAAACGATCCTGTGCAAGCTGCCATGACATTGCTAAAGGTGGTGCCGATAAAGAGGCCTTTTCCTATGGGTACGGAAATCAGGAGTCGCTCTATAATTCACCAACAATCTTGAACTTAGAATTTAATTACTATGTTTTTTGGCGTGGTAATATGCATCTCCTTGATAAGTCCATGGACCGGGCATTAATGAACCCGAAAACCATGGCGATGGATTGGGATACCTTGCTCGAAAGGCTTAAAAAACACCCATCCTATCCCGATAAGTTTAAAGTCATTTATTCAGACGCTATTTCTGTTGATAATGTGCGCGACGCTGTGAATGAATATCAACGAAGTCTCGTTTCGCTAAATGCGCCGTTTGATCAATGGCTCAAAGGTGACGACGAGGCCTTATCAGCGCAAGAACTAAGAGGCTATCAAAGTTTTAAAACACTAGGATGTATCTCTTGCCATAATGGAAAAAATGTTGGTGGCACATTGCTAATGCAGTTTGGTGTATACTCCAATGAAGCAATCCAAAACGAACGGGATCAAGGAAGATTTCTGTTAACCGGGAACGAAAGAGATAAATACACTTTCCGGGTTCCAAGTCTCAGGAATGTAGCACTAACGGCCCCCTATTTTCATGATGGCAGAGCAACAACACTGGAAGGCGCCGTAGAAATTATGGCACAAATTCAATTAGGCCGAACGCTTAGCGCACAAGAAACACAGGATATTGTTGCTTTTCTTCACACACTCACTGGGCAGATGCCAGAAGTCAACTATGATTAAAAGAGCAAGATTCCATATTATTATAATAATATTATTTTCTCTGGCGTTCTTATTTTTAACCCAGTCCGAGCAGCCCATTGCTCATGAAGATTACGATCAAACCATTAGAGACTTATCAGCGCTAGAATTGCTACAGGCAGATATTGTTTCTAGGGCGCTCAATATAAATAGCAACTCTACTATTCATCATGATGATATCACGACGTCACTGAGAGCAATAGAACAGCAGCATAATTCCTTACTTATAGAATATGAGGAGGCCAAAGGCTTTCCAAGGTTTGGGAGTGCACTAGCAACACACCAAGATGACTTGATCGAGTTTATCTCCGCTGTAAACATTTTACGCTCTGACGCTGCTGTCGCACAAAACGCGTTTATCTATTTAACCACAACAGCACGGCAGCGCTCCAAGGAGCTACTTCAACAAGGAAATCTGCGCGAAGCGGTCGCCCTTGAACAACTCGTTTCTGAAACGGTTAGGTTTTTCTTTCTTTATGATGCCGATCAACAAGTTAAAGCTGAAGATGCTTACAGAGCATACCAACAAATAAATCAGACGGCCCAAGGCATAGAAAACCTAGCAATTATCAAATATGCTGAAATACTACTTGAGAGAAAACCTGACCTTGATGAAAAGTTAAGGCAAATCATCAATCATGATTACCAGCGCCATATATCCAGCCTGATGACGATATATCAATTTGAATATGCTGAACTGTTAGATAAATCAAACTCGTATAGAGACGGTCTCACTATTCTCTATATCCTGCTGGTTATCTATACCATTTTTGTTATCTACCGACTGTTCAAACTTTATTCGACACTGGAACAAACCATCCGCAAACGTACTGAAAAATTGGAACATACCAATAAAAGCTTAAAACGGGAGGTTATGCGGCGCGAACAGATTGAAACAGACCTAATCGAAGCGAAGCAAACTGCAGAGATATCTAATCTTTCGAAAACAATGTTTTTAGCAAACATGAGCCATGAGCTAAGAACCCCTCTTAATGCGATCATCGGTTTTTCGGAATTTATACGGGAACATACAACGAAATCACTGACCCCTCAAAAAGTATCAGAATATGCAAATGACATTTTTCTAGCGGGAACCCATTTACTTGCGGTCATCAATGATATCCTGGACTTATCCCAGATCGAAACGGGGGAAATGCAGCTCTTCGAGAAACAGTGCAATATGGCTGACATCGTTGCACAATCGTTGATACTGGTGGAAGAAAGAAGGTCAAAATCCAACATTACAGTAGAAAACAAGCTTCAAGGCCAAAATCTCCTACTCATGGTCGATGACCGCCGCTTCAAGCAAGTTCTGGTCAATATATTAACAAACGCCATTAAATTTACCCCAAGATTAGGCGTAGTTATCATTGACGGATACAAAAACGACACTGGGTCATTTACTCTCGTTATCTCGGACACTGGTATTGGTATCGAAAAAGATATGATTCCAGTTGTTCTTGAACCATTCAAACAGGTGGAAAACAGCCTAAGCCGAAGCCACGAAGGAACTGGCCTCGGACTTCCAATATCCAAACAAATCATTGAATTACACGGCGGAGAACTTCAGATTGAAAGCAACCTTGGATCAGGAACCTCAATCATCATTACCCTACCAACTGAACGTTTACTCAGCTAAAAATATAATTCATTCGCTTATTATAACGCATCCCCATTACAACAGAACATGCGAATAAACACCCCCAAAACATACAGCATATCATGTCTGAGCTAAATCTTAATCGATCCAATGCACCGGCAAATTAATTAGCCTGTGTAGGCTTATGGCTTTTGCCCAACATTTTTTCTTTTTCCATATATAACAGTGTATCCGTCGGATTGTTTTTCAGTAGGAATTGCTCCACAATCTCAAGATATTTCCGTCTAAGGGCCACAGAGTTTAGATTGTGTCTCACCTCAGGGAACTCGTAATAAGCAAATGACTTTTTAGCCTTCTTTAACGCTTTGGCAAACCTTTGTGATTGTTTAATCGAATGGTACGTATCATCCTCACCATGCATTAACAAAATAGGTGCACTAACATTTTCTGTGTAGTGTATCGGCGAAAGTGTACTCAACTCTTTCTTTTTTTTATCACCTGCAACTCGTCTATAATAAGCTGACTTTGTCCCTTTCACACCATCATCTTTAAACATGAGTTTTAGATCACTAACGCCGCTCCATGATATCGCACATCTATATGCATCAGGGTCCATCGACGCCCCCATTAACGCTGCATATCCTCCATAAAGGCGTCCTAAGATACAAACACTATCTTCCTTCGCATAACCTTCATCAACCGCCCAATACACTGCATCTACAAGATCTTTTTGCATATCACCGCCCCACTCACCGTGTCCAAGGCTTGCAAATCTATCTCCGTAGCCCGCAGAGCCCCGATAGTTAGGCTGAACAACAACATATCCTCGGTTAGCAAGAAACTGAGCAGTATATTGCCAGCCCCAATAATCTCTACCAGTTGAGTCAGCATGCGGTATTATAATTGTCGGCAGCGGTTCCCCAGAAAAATTAAGAGGTAACGTGACATAACCTGAAATTTGGACACCATCCCGCGCCATAAAGGACATTGGCTTAACTTCAGCCATCTCATTAATTTCAATGTCAGGCAATTTGGTACCAAGGAAACTTAACGACTTTTTATCAACATTATAATGATAGAAAGATCCTGGTTCACGGTCGCTTTGCGATAAAACGATCATGTTCTTTTCATCACTACTCCTTGAAATAATTAGGACATCTGTTTGGAGTGCTTTTTCCAGACCTTTTATGGTTGCTTTATATTTTTTATCAAAAAAGACTTTCTCACGTTTTCCATCATGATAGATGGCCGCCAGTGGTTTTGCATCTGTATAAGAATAAACAAGGCTAGAGACATCAACCTCATCATGCTCATAAATCTTGCCATCCAGTTCTCCACTGGAAATATCAAACTTGAAAATGGCGTCTCGGCCTGTTGCCAGGGATGACAGGACATAAAATTCATTCGGTCCACTTCCAAACATTAACGGAGAGAACTTTCCCTCTTCAAATAACTCATTATCGCTAAGTCTTTTCCAATCCTCATCATTTTCGCCTCGAATGACCATAACACTTTTGCCTTTACGGTCCTCACCATAACCAAATCGTATGTTGCCCCCCTGATCTGAGAACCAATCATTCAACTTAACGCCGGAAATTTTTGGCGATTTCATATAGAGCTGCATATCTCCGTTATAAATATTCAATTTATAAACGTCGGAAACTTCGCCCCTTTGATAATTTTGCGCCCAGTTCTTGTTGCGTGGCTTACTAACCAAGACATGATTTGGGTCGTCTCTCCAGACATTAATAATGTCAGCAGCACTGAAATGACGCATGCTTTGCCCAGCTTTTGAACCATCGGTACGAAGTTCAATAATATCCTTACCGTCACGGCTTGAGGAATATAAAACACTGCCCCAGACTTTATATCGAGTTCCTTTAATTTTGGCTCTGACATGCATCTTTATCAACAAACGGTCGTCACTGGCCCAGTAGACTTCACCAATGCGGTGCGTTTTCTTAAGCTTGCCTTTGACACTCATTAAAACTGAACGAGCCCCAAGGCCATTGTCAGTCAAATCCGCAACCATCAAGTAACTTTCACCTTTAGTATTCATGACATAGACAATAGACTTGCCATCAGGTGAAAGCCGCACATCATTAACAAGCGATTCTGCTACAAATGCATTTATAGGAATTATTTTGTGGTCTTTTTCCGATGTCTTTTCTTCATCTGCAACTGCAACCACATTGTTAGTCAAAATGCCCAGGCTACATGCTGTTACAATCAAACTTCCAATTATATGTTTCATTTTATTCCCCC encodes:
- a CDS encoding cytochrome-c peroxidase, encoding MSRYFHIIIARLLLCCAVSGPTLAQSPAPNTSTRNEPILPLFAVEGLDNRKVSLGEKLFHDPLLSRDQKRSCASCHDIAKGGADKEAFSYGYGNQESLYNSPTILNLEFNYYVFWRGNMHLLDKSMDRALMNPKTMAMDWDTLLERLKKHPSYPDKFKVIYSDAISVDNVRDAVNEYQRSLVSLNAPFDQWLKGDDEALSAQELRGYQSFKTLGCISCHNGKNVGGTLLMQFGVYSNEAIQNERDQGRFLLTGNERDKYTFRVPSLRNVALTAPYFHDGRATTLEGAVEIMAQIQLGRTLSAQETQDIVAFLHTLTGQMPEVNYD
- a CDS encoding S9 family peptidase, whose translation is MKHIIGSLIVTACSLGILTNNVVAVADEEKTSEKDHKIIPINAFVAESLVNDVRLSPDGKSIVYVMNTKGESYLMVADLTDNGLGARSVLMSVKGKLKKTHRIGEVYWASDDRLLIKMHVRAKIKGTRYKVWGSVLYSSSRDGKDIIELRTDGSKAGQSMRHFSAADIINVWRDDPNHVLVSKPRNKNWAQNYQRGEVSDVYKLNIYNGDMQLYMKSPKISGVKLNDWFSDQGGNIRFGYGEDRKGKSVMVIRGENDEDWKRLSDNELFEEGKFSPLMFGSGPNEFYVLSSLATGRDAIFKFDISSGELDGKIYEHDEVDVSSLVYSYTDAKPLAAIYHDGKREKVFFDKKYKATIKGLEKALQTDVLIISRSSDEKNMIVLSQSDREPGSFYHYNVDKKSLSFLGTKLPDIEINEMAEVKPMSFMARDGVQISGYVTLPLNFSGEPLPTIIIPHADSTGRDYWGWQYTAQFLANRGYVVVQPNYRGSAGYGDRFASLGHGEWGGDMQKDLVDAVYWAVDEGYAKEDSVCILGRLYGGYAALMGASMDPDAYRCAISWSGVSDLKLMFKDDGVKGTKSAYYRRVAGDKKKKELSTLSPIHYTENVSAPILLMHGEDDTYHSIKQSQRFAKALKKAKKSFAYYEFPEVRHNLNSVALRRKYLEIVEQFLLKNNPTDTLLYMEKEKMLGKSHKPTQAN
- a CDS encoding ATP-binding protein codes for the protein MIKRARFHIIIIILFSLAFLFLTQSEQPIAHEDYDQTIRDLSALELLQADIVSRALNINSNSTIHHDDITTSLRAIEQQHNSLLIEYEEAKGFPRFGSALATHQDDLIEFISAVNILRSDAAVAQNAFIYLTTTARQRSKELLQQGNLREAVALEQLVSETVRFFFLYDADQQVKAEDAYRAYQQINQTAQGIENLAIIKYAEILLERKPDLDEKLRQIINHDYQRHISSLMTIYQFEYAELLDKSNSYRDGLTILYILLVIYTIFVIYRLFKLYSTLEQTIRKRTEKLEHTNKSLKREVMRREQIETDLIEAKQTAEISNLSKTMFLANMSHELRTPLNAIIGFSEFIREHTTKSLTPQKVSEYANDIFLAGTHLLAVINDILDLSQIETGEMQLFEKQCNMADIVAQSLILVEERRSKSNITVENKLQGQNLLLMVDDRRFKQVLVNILTNAIKFTPRLGVVIIDGYKNDTGSFTLVISDTGIGIEKDMIPVVLEPFKQVENSLSRSHEGTGLGLPISKQIIELHGGELQIESNLGSGTSIIITLPTERLLS
- a CDS encoding glycosyl hydrolase is translated as MAGRLFVAIFAIFTFIISGAYAQDDISLNGLKFRSLGPAVTSGRIADFAFHPDDKSTFYVGTASGGLWKTTNNGNTWKSIFDGQASFSIGVVTLDPKNPNIVWVGTGENNSQRSVAYGDGVYKSLDGGKTWKHMGLKTSEHIGSILIDPRDSNTVFVAAQGPLWNSGGERGLYKTTDGGTSWERVLDIDEHTGINEVVMDQDNPDILIASSYQRQRRVWTLINGGPGSAIHKSTDGGKSWKKVTRGLPSAEVGRIGLATAPSVPGMVYALIEGKGSARGLYRSTDYGESWEKRSGYGTSSPQYYNEIFVDPSNADRIYAVDTFSRISEDGGKSFSRLGVAHRHVDDHAIWIDPDNSNHIYIGGDGGVYESHDKGANWRFIDNLPLAQFYRVTADNAEPFYHVYGGTQDNATYGAPSQTVSQHGITNADWYITIFGDGFQPRVDPTNPDTVYAEFQYGGLARFDKKTGEIVYIAPQPENEEDQLRWNWNTPLLISPHNPATLYYGAEKLFRSDDRGNTWRAISGDLSRGLDRNAIEIMGRVWSADSIAKNASTSLYGSLVAVDESPLKEGKLIAGTDDGLVHITEDGGTNWRKIESIKGIPDQGLVHEVLASRHDVDTLYVVVDLHKVGDFKPYIAKSTNNGRSWKVITKGLPERGQAHTIVEDHIDPSLLFAGTEFGVFVSQDGGQNWKQMKGDMPTISVRDLDIQRRENDLIVGTFGRGIYILDDYSPLRSNGSDLATTDATLLPAEDGQIYIERRSWGVGRKGFQGAGFYSADNPPYGVTFTYYLSEGLTTAKQDRQKAEKDKIKKGEDTPYPSWDALEAESREEKPTIILTIKDRDGNVVRRITGPTSKGFHRVTWDMHLPLSTPISLNDPQAGPFGPAPRGPFALPGDYTVSLSKRHKGAVTDLSTPQSFKIGRLYEGTFEADNLKTVQDFELKTARLQRAVSAAVRAHGEMAERIQYIKRAILLTPSLDGDMRARIDSLHTRMLDLRQKLTGRLVQSRFNEPAPWSISQRVNSIIGGHWGSFSAITSTHARAYDLAAEAFAPALQELKAIRSEIEKLENELEDRLTPWTPGRIPNWSAE